The following proteins are co-located in the Sulfurospirillum deleyianum DSM 6946 genome:
- the argF gene encoding ornithine carbamoyltransferase, whose protein sequence is MRHFLTLKDFSKEEILEIIDLALKIKKQTKKGKLKPYLKDQTLGMIFEKSSTRTRVSFEVGIHQLGGKGLFLSSNDLQLGRGEPMKDTARVISRMVDMVMIRTFAQSTLEEFAAYSKVPVISGLSDSYHPVQLMADYLTMVEYGKDKNPIVAYVGDGNNMTHSWLMMASKLGFELRIATPKGYEVDASILADALAFAKESGAVIKIGNDPKEAISGATVVTTDTWVSMGQESEKAKRVSDFQGYMVDEAMMALAQKDAMFLHCLPAYRDYEVSEAVFEAHADEIFDEAENRLHAQKAVMVWLDKHRES, encoded by the coding sequence ATGAGACATTTTTTAACCCTGAAAGATTTTAGTAAAGAAGAAATTTTAGAAATCATTGACTTAGCACTGAAAATTAAGAAGCAGACAAAAAAAGGTAAACTCAAACCTTATTTAAAAGATCAAACGCTAGGAATGATTTTTGAAAAAAGCTCAACTCGTACACGGGTGAGTTTTGAGGTGGGCATTCATCAACTGGGTGGGAAAGGACTCTTTTTATCCTCGAACGATTTGCAACTAGGACGGGGTGAGCCGATGAAAGATACCGCACGTGTGATTAGCCGTATGGTGGACATGGTGATGATTCGTACCTTTGCGCAAAGCACACTTGAAGAGTTTGCGGCGTATTCGAAAGTGCCTGTGATTAGTGGTTTGAGTGATAGCTACCATCCTGTGCAACTGATGGCGGATTATCTGACGATGGTGGAGTATGGTAAAGATAAAAACCCTATCGTGGCGTATGTGGGCGATGGCAATAATATGACCCATTCATGGCTCATGATGGCATCAAAATTAGGTTTTGAGCTTCGCATTGCAACGCCTAAGGGGTATGAAGTGGATGCGAGTATTTTAGCCGACGCCTTAGCATTTGCGAAAGAAAGCGGTGCGGTGATTAAGATTGGCAATGACCCCAAAGAAGCAATTTCTGGAGCAACCGTGGTGACGACTGATACGTGGGTTTCTATGGGACAGGAGAGTGAAAAAGCTAAACGTGTGAGTGATTTTCAAGGCTACATGGTCGATGAAGCGATGATGGCTTTGGCGCAAAAAGATGCGATGTTTTTACACTGCCTGCCAGCGTATCGTGATTATGAAGTGAGTGAAGCGGTGTTTGAAGCACACGCAGATGAAATTTTTGATGAAGCAGAAAACCGTTTACATGCCCAAAAAGCGGTGATGGTTTGGCTTGATAAACACAGAGAGTCTTAA
- a CDS encoding (Fe-S)-binding protein, with product MFQFNVTSDACVKCGKCIPVCTIHEINRDEVTSPRGFLDLLSAYQRGDLELDKNAKNIFESCFLCTNCTSVCPNDLPVDMVIEQVRNDIRKKFGLAWYKKLAFFLLRNRKIMDILARFGYMFQTCGFKMVEKQKSMYLRDFPLIKMDRLFPSLAKKTFLNSHPDVVYHGGKGKVGIFIGCLANYMYTDVGKTLLEILKELQIDAYLIKQQKCCGAPQYFTGDFDSVDALAKFNIEYIEGFKDELDAIIIPEATCSAMIKEDYAKFFHDQPEWKERAEAISPHIFMATEYLEKKTNLAEILATKARKSEVVTYHDPCHARKMQGVWKEPRNLISQNYTIKEMSDPNRCCGFGGVTMQTEKYHFAKAAGIPKAAMIKETEAVYVSAECSACRMQLSDAMHQQKVDVIFKNPIELIAKALREG from the coding sequence ATGTTTCAATTTAATGTAACCAGCGATGCCTGTGTCAAGTGCGGTAAATGTATTCCTGTGTGTACGATTCACGAAATTAACCGTGATGAAGTCACCAGTCCTAGAGGTTTTTTAGACCTTTTAAGCGCCTATCAGCGTGGCGATTTGGAGCTGGATAAAAACGCAAAAAACATTTTTGAGAGCTGTTTTTTGTGTACGAATTGTACTTCTGTGTGTCCTAATGATTTGCCTGTGGATATGGTCATTGAGCAGGTGCGCAATGACATTCGCAAAAAGTTTGGTTTAGCGTGGTATAAAAAACTCGCCTTTTTCTTACTTCGAAATCGTAAGATTATGGATATTTTGGCACGTTTTGGGTACATGTTTCAAACCTGTGGATTTAAGATGGTGGAGAAGCAAAAGTCGATGTATCTTAGAGACTTTCCACTCATCAAGATGGACAGACTTTTTCCAAGTCTTGCGAAAAAGACCTTTTTAAACTCCCATCCTGATGTGGTGTATCATGGTGGTAAGGGAAAAGTAGGTATCTTCATTGGGTGTTTGGCCAATTACATGTACACCGATGTGGGCAAAACGCTTTTGGAGATTTTAAAAGAGTTACAAATAGACGCTTACCTCATAAAACAACAAAAATGCTGTGGCGCTCCTCAATACTTTACGGGTGATTTTGACAGTGTGGATGCTTTGGCAAAATTTAATATCGAGTATATTGAAGGCTTCAAAGATGAGTTAGACGCCATCATTATTCCTGAGGCGACCTGTAGTGCGATGATTAAAGAGGACTATGCGAAGTTTTTTCACGACCAGCCTGAGTGGAAAGAGCGTGCAGAGGCGATTAGTCCGCATATTTTTATGGCGACGGAGTATTTGGAGAAAAAAACAAACCTCGCTGAAATCTTAGCGACCAAAGCACGTAAAAGTGAAGTCGTTACGTATCATGACCCATGCCACGCACGCAAAATGCAAGGTGTTTGGAAAGAACCACGCAATCTTATTTCCCAAAACTACACCATCAAAGAGATGAGTGACCCGAATCGCTGTTGTGGTTTTGGTGGTGTTACGATGCAAACCGAAAAATACCACTTCGCCAAAGCCGCTGGAATTCCAAAGGCTGCGATGATTAAAGAAACAGAGGCTGTGTACGTAAGTGCAGAGTGCAGTGCGTGTCGTATGCAACTGAGTGATGCGATGCATCAGCAAAAAGTCGATGTTATCTTCAAAAACCCGATTGAATTGATTGCTAAGGCGTTAAGAGAAGGGTAA
- the hemB gene encoding porphobilinogen synthase gives MFKRFRRLRMNATLRSLVRETSLSMDDFIYPLFVKSGEGIKKEISSMPGVYQMSLDEILKECHSLQDLGINSIILFGIPDVKDSIGSDALCEHGIIASALRAIKKAYPNMFVVTDLCFCEFTDHGHCGILDMEHESVNNDATLEILAKQALIHAHAGVDMIAPSGMMDGMIEVLREALDVEGFVNLPIMSYSTKFASAYYGPFRDVAESAPSFGDRKTYQMDPANRREAINESIEDEVQGADILMVKPALAYLDVIRDVRNATSTPLCVYNVSGEYAMLKAAGKAGVIDYERVMMETMLAFKRAGADIIISYHAKEVAEILKRTK, from the coding sequence ATGTTTAAAAGATTTAGAAGACTCAGGATGAATGCAACGCTTCGCTCATTGGTGAGAGAAACAAGCCTCAGTATGGATGATTTTATCTATCCTTTGTTTGTCAAAAGTGGGGAAGGTATTAAAAAAGAGATAAGCTCTATGCCAGGGGTTTATCAGATGAGTTTGGATGAAATTTTAAAGGAGTGTCACAGCCTTCAAGACCTTGGCATTAACTCAATTATTTTATTTGGAATCCCAGATGTCAAGGATAGTATCGGAAGTGATGCTTTGTGTGAACATGGCATTATTGCCTCTGCCCTGCGTGCGATTAAGAAAGCTTATCCAAATATGTTTGTGGTAACCGATTTGTGTTTTTGTGAATTCACTGACCATGGGCATTGTGGTATTTTAGATATGGAACATGAGAGTGTCAATAACGATGCGACGTTAGAGATTTTAGCCAAACAAGCCCTCATCCACGCCCATGCGGGAGTGGATATGATAGCACCAAGCGGCATGATGGATGGTATGATTGAAGTTTTGCGTGAAGCCTTAGATGTTGAGGGGTTTGTGAATTTACCGATTATGAGCTACTCCACTAAATTTGCCAGTGCCTATTATGGACCGTTTCGTGATGTGGCAGAATCAGCTCCCTCTTTTGGCGATCGAAAAACCTACCAAATGGATCCTGCCAATCGTAGAGAAGCCATTAATGAGTCTATTGAAGATGAGGTGCAAGGGGCGGATATTTTGATGGTGAAACCAGCCCTTGCGTATCTGGATGTGATTCGTGATGTGCGCAATGCCACCTCGACTCCTTTGTGTGTCTACAACGTGAGTGGTGAATATGCGATGCTAAAAGCTGCTGGGAAGGCAGGCGTGATTGATTATGAGCGTGTGATGATGGAAACGATGTTGGCGTTTAAACGTGCGGGAGCAGATATTATCATCAGTTACCATGCTAAAGAAGTAGCAGAAATTTTAAAGAGAACAAAGTAA
- the hemN gene encoding oxygen-independent coproporphyrinogen III oxidase yields the protein MIDFEKFAKYSKAGPRYTSYPTAPEFNEGFTCKSYEEVLAHQDSSRPLSLYFHLPFCRSACYFCGCNVVYTSKEDKKERYIAYLERELELLSQHLDTSREVIQMHFGGGTPTFFSTEQLERILKAIKKHFKHFAKDAEISCEIDPRFLSKEQLDVLTSNGFNRVSYGVQDFNDEVQKAIHRIQPYDVTQNAVTMAKSSGIKSINMDLIYGLPYQSFETFQETLRLAVSLDPTRLAVFNYAHVPWMKKSMRKIDETTLPHPSVKLAIMRYTIDYLESNGYKMIGMDHFAKPDDELFLAIEKGELHRNFQGYTTKGGADLIGIGLTSIGEGVRHYVQNFKEMDAYENAIDAGKLPVHRGLILSEDDVLRKAVIMEMMSNFKLNIAGIEEAFGIDFFDYFADAIEALKPFEAEELVVVDKVGKKILVNPTGTLLIRNIVMPFDAYLQKIPEDKRRFSKTV from the coding sequence ATGATTGATTTTGAAAAGTTTGCCAAATACTCCAAAGCGGGACCACGCTATACGAGTTATCCCACAGCTCCTGAGTTTAATGAAGGGTTTACATGTAAAAGCTACGAGGAGGTTTTAGCACACCAAGACTCCTCTCGCCCTCTCTCTTTGTATTTTCACCTTCCTTTTTGCAGAAGTGCCTGTTATTTTTGTGGGTGTAACGTGGTTTATACCAGCAAGGAAGATAAAAAAGAGCGCTACATTGCTTATTTAGAGCGTGAGTTAGAACTGCTAAGCCAGCATCTTGACACATCCCGTGAAGTGATTCAGATGCACTTTGGTGGCGGAACACCGACATTTTTTAGTACTGAGCAGTTGGAGCGCATTTTAAAGGCGATTAAAAAGCATTTTAAACATTTTGCCAAAGATGCGGAAATTAGCTGTGAAATTGACCCTCGTTTTTTAAGTAAAGAGCAGTTAGATGTGCTGACATCTAACGGGTTTAATCGCGTTAGTTATGGGGTTCAAGATTTTAACGATGAGGTGCAAAAGGCGATTCACCGTATTCAGCCTTATGATGTTACGCAAAATGCGGTTACCATGGCAAAAAGCTCAGGCATTAAGTCGATTAATATGGACTTGATTTATGGGCTTCCTTACCAAAGTTTTGAGACGTTTCAAGAGACCTTACGCCTAGCTGTTTCGCTTGATCCTACTCGTCTAGCCGTCTTTAACTACGCTCATGTACCGTGGATGAAAAAATCGATGCGAAAGATTGATGAAACCACGCTTCCGCATCCAAGTGTCAAGCTAGCGATTATGCGCTATACCATTGATTATTTGGAGTCCAATGGCTATAAAATGATTGGCATGGATCACTTCGCTAAACCTGATGATGAGCTGTTTCTTGCCATTGAAAAAGGGGAGTTGCACCGTAATTTTCAGGGCTACACGACCAAAGGTGGGGCGGATTTGATTGGGATTGGCCTCACCAGCATTGGTGAGGGTGTGCGCCATTATGTGCAAAACTTTAAAGAGATGGATGCGTATGAAAATGCCATTGATGCGGGGAAATTGCCTGTACATCGAGGGTTGATTTTAAGTGAGGATGATGTGCTTCGAAAAGCGGTCATTATGGAGATGATGAGTAACTTTAAACTCAACATTGCGGGCATTGAAGAAGCTTTTGGCATTGATTTCTTTGACTATTTTGCCGATGCCATCGAAGCGTTAAAACCTTTTGAGGCAGAGGAGCTTGTCGTTGTGGATAAAGTGGGTAAAAAGATTTTGGTCAATCCCACAGGTACACTGCTGATTCGTAATATTGTGATGCCTTTTGATGCCTATTTACAAAAAATCCCTGAAGATAAACGACGCTTCAGTAAAACGGTGTAA
- a CDS encoding HipA domain-containing protein gives MEKFTIFEIPSHKYESIEQLGTKRKFWFIDDTDEKLKLFKIGREGTGENWVEVVVSHICELLDIPHAKYEFAIWDEKLGTITESFVPENGRLIHGNELLAKIHNNYPINEYKVRDYLLKRVLVIIKYIKAELPLGYSNEMCNSCLDVFISYILLDCLISNGDRHHENWGFIVYESKVYLAPTYDHASGLGCRESDEIKTKRLQTKDQNYQVKSFVKRARTPFFNKDKMLTTLEAFELCANFDKEIVLFWLVKLEALDLENVRNIFDKIPPDLISNISIEFAIKVLEENKKRLLEVKEALLND, from the coding sequence TTGGAAAAATTTACAATTTTTGAAATTCCTTCTCATAAATATGAGTCGATAGAGCAACTTGGAACGAAACGTAAGTTTTGGTTTATAGACGATACTGATGAAAAATTAAAACTTTTTAAAATTGGTAGAGAAGGTACAGGAGAAAATTGGGTTGAAGTAGTGGTTTCACATATTTGTGAATTATTAGACATCCCACATGCAAAATATGAATTTGCGATATGGGATGAAAAATTAGGAACGATAACTGAAAGTTTTGTTCCAGAAAATGGTAGGCTTATTCATGGCAATGAGTTGCTTGCAAAAATTCATAATAACTACCCAATTAATGAGTATAAAGTAAGAGATTATTTACTAAAACGAGTTTTAGTAATTATAAAATATATAAAAGCAGAATTGCCATTAGGCTATAGTAATGAAATGTGTAATTCTTGCTTGGATGTCTTTATTAGTTATATTTTGTTAGATTGTTTAATTTCTAATGGTGACAGACACCATGAAAATTGGGGATTTATTGTTTATGAGTCAAAAGTATATTTAGCGCCAACATACGATCATGCATCGGGTCTTGGGTGTAGAGAATCTGATGAAATAAAAACTAAAAGACTTCAAACAAAAGATCAGAATTATCAAGTTAAAAGTTTTGTAAAAAGAGCGCGAACACCTTTTTTCAATAAAGATAAAATGTTAACAACATTGGAAGCATTTGAATTATGTGCTAATTTTGATAAAGAAATTGTATTGTTTTGGCTAGTAAAGTTAGAAGCTTTAGATTTAGAAAACGTTAGAAATATTTTTGATAAGATACCACCAGATTTAATAAGTAATATATCTATTGAGTTTGCTATAAAAGTGTTAGAAGAAAATAAAAAGAGATTATTAGAAGTGAAAGAGGCATTGTTAAATGATTGA
- a CDS encoding DUF2603 domain-containing protein codes for MIEKISKGLSLNKQKEQTVLEILPHEDENSKLLRLKRGSWESQKEPWLVYDEKGKLHALLSIETLSKMIEHFKNAEKETLFLKLEKSILQHLPLDFHDVWTVAMEEIKKSKKSDMDFDALIKKIKTEHPNLFLDLKDLYLPEGASVISTIER; via the coding sequence ATGATAGAGAAGATTTCTAAAGGCTTAAGCCTCAACAAGCAAAAAGAGCAAACCGTTTTAGAGATTCTCCCTCATGAAGATGAAAACAGTAAGCTTTTGCGTTTAAAACGTGGTTCATGGGAGAGTCAAAAAGAGCCATGGTTAGTGTACGATGAAAAAGGAAAATTGCATGCGCTTCTTTCTATCGAGACACTCAGTAAAATGATAGAACATTTTAAAAATGCAGAGAAAGAGACACTCTTTTTAAAGCTTGAAAAGAGTATTTTGCAACATTTGCCCCTTGATTTTCACGATGTATGGACAGTAGCAATGGAAGAGATAAAAAAGAGTAAGAAAAGCGATATGGATTTTGATGCCTTGATAAAAAAGATTAAGACAGAGCATCCCAATCTTTTCTTAGATTTAAAAGACCTCTATTTACCAGAGGGTGCGAGTGTGATAAGTACCATAGAGCGTTAA
- a CDS encoding HIRAN domain-containing protein, whose translation MIEKLSLVWRNPQTRTWTPVACIEYKDNTYFFNYTNGAKDKNFVPFGQMNDLTKKYSSNELFPIFKNRLLSKSRPEYEDYLNWLDIQGEYNDFLELSRSRGIRATDELQLFPIPTKNGAGDYEVLFFSHGISHIAPGYVNRLESLQKNDSLLLLQDIQNEADPFALALRTKDDPVELLGYCPAFFAKDFNKLLDLNGKDYVHVYVQKVNLTAPLQLKLLCKLVTKWHNDFIPFDEEEFQPYL comes from the coding sequence ATGATTGAAAAATTAAGTTTAGTATGGCGAAATCCGCAGACAAGAACATGGACTCCTGTCGCTTGCATTGAGTATAAAGATAATACTTATTTTTTTAATTATACGAATGGAGCAAAAGATAAAAATTTTGTGCCATTTGGTCAAATGAATGACTTAACTAAAAAATATTCTTCAAATGAACTATTTCCAATTTTTAAAAATAGGCTTCTTTCAAAGTCGAGACCTGAGTATGAAGATTATTTAAATTGGTTAGATATTCAGGGTGAATACAATGATTTTTTGGAACTATCACGCAGTAGAGGCATCAGAGCCACTGATGAGCTACAATTATTTCCTATCCCTACAAAAAATGGGGCTGGAGATTATGAAGTATTGTTTTTTTCTCATGGAATCAGTCATATTGCTCCTGGATATGTTAATAGGTTAGAAAGCTTACAGAAAAATGATTCATTGTTATTATTGCAGGATATTCAAAATGAAGCTGATCCATTTGCTTTAGCACTAAGAACAAAAGATGATCCTGTTGAATTGCTAGGGTATTGTCCTGCGTTTTTTGCAAAAGATTTCAACAAGTTATTAGATCTAAATGGTAAAGATTATGTGCATGTTTATGTACAGAAGGTTAATTTAACAGCGCCATTACAACTAAAGTTATTATGTAAATTAGTGACAAAATGGCAT
- the ribA gene encoding GTP cyclohydrolase II produces MKIEISEVANLPSRFGAFKIQSFKEGIKEHLVIFNEPLDEAPLVRIHSECLTGDTIGSLKCDCRDQLEAALKIIGKERGMVIYLRQEGRNIGLLNKVNAYALQDKGFDTVEANHQLGFKADERTYEVVEFILAHFGISKIKLLTNNPLKLSGLKGVEIVERVPIIIEPNPFNEHYLKTKKEQMGHLL; encoded by the coding sequence ATGAAAATAGAAATTTCTGAGGTAGCAAACCTCCCATCACGTTTTGGAGCCTTTAAAATTCAATCTTTCAAAGAGGGAATTAAAGAGCATTTGGTTATTTTCAACGAGCCTTTAGATGAAGCGCCTTTGGTTCGCATTCACAGTGAGTGTCTTACAGGAGACACTATCGGAAGTCTTAAATGCGACTGTCGTGACCAACTTGAAGCCGCCCTTAAGATTATTGGCAAAGAGCGAGGCATGGTCATTTATCTTCGTCAAGAGGGTCGAAATATCGGTCTGTTAAATAAAGTCAACGCTTACGCACTGCAAGACAAAGGTTTCGATACCGTAGAAGCCAACCATCAATTAGGCTTTAAAGCTGATGAGCGTACCTATGAAGTTGTTGAGTTTATTTTGGCGCATTTTGGTATCTCTAAAATCAAACTTTTAACCAACAATCCTCTAAAGCTTAGCGGATTAAAAGGTGTTGAAATTGTTGAACGTGTGCCTATTATTATTGAGCCAAATCCTTTTAATGAACACTATTTGAAGACGAAAAAAGAGCAAATGGGACATCTAC